In one window of Maribacter sp. BPC-D8 DNA:
- a CDS encoding NAD(P)-dependent oxidoreductase, giving the protein MKIAVFSTKSYDQEYFEKYNDAHQYTFSFYETALNSDTAKLTTDSDVVCVFVNDVVDKATIEVLASNGIKLIALRCAGYNNVDLEAAKNHNIKVVRVPAYSPEAVAEHALALILTLNRKTHKAYNRVREGNFSLKNLIGFNLHKKTVGVIGTGQIGATFCKIIKGFGCNIIAYDIAENKELLELGVKYVSLEDVFKTVRYLIASLSAKQAHQTYC; this is encoded by the coding sequence ATGAAAATAGCTGTTTTTAGTACCAAGTCTTATGACCAAGAATACTTCGAAAAGTATAACGATGCACACCAATATACGTTCTCGTTTTATGAAACTGCATTAAATTCAGACACGGCTAAACTTACCACAGATAGCGATGTAGTTTGTGTTTTTGTAAATGATGTTGTCGACAAAGCTACGATTGAGGTATTAGCATCTAACGGAATAAAATTAATAGCATTACGCTGTGCAGGTTATAATAATGTAGATTTAGAAGCGGCTAAAAATCATAACATAAAAGTAGTCAGAGTTCCCGCGTATTCTCCTGAGGCAGTTGCAGAACATGCATTAGCATTGATACTAACCTTAAATAGAAAAACACATAAAGCTTACAACCGAGTTAGAGAAGGTAATTTTTCCCTAAAGAATCTCATCGGATTTAATCTGCATAAAAAAACAGTCGGTGTTATCGGAACCGGACAAATCGGAGCTACTTTCTGCAAAATAATTAAAGGTTTCGGCTGTAATATTATCGCTTATGATATCGCAGAGAATAAAGAGTTGTTAGAATTGGGAGTTAAATATGTTTCATTAGAAGACGTATTTAAAACAGTCAGATATCTTATCGCTTCATTGTCCGCTAAACAAGCACACCAAACATATTGTTAA
- a CDS encoding NAD(P)-dependent oxidoreductase, which translates to MLSLHCPLNKHTKHIVNKTSIAAMKEGVMIINTSRGALINTADAIEGLITKKIGYLGIDVYEQEENLFFEDLSEHIIQDEQILRLLSFPNVLITSHQAYFTKEAMDQITITTLENIKAFKNNTELINEVK; encoded by the coding sequence ATCTTATCGCTTCATTGTCCGCTAAACAAGCACACCAAACATATTGTTAACAAAACTTCTATAGCCGCTATGAAAGAAGGCGTTATGATTATTAATACTAGCCGTGGCGCTTTAATTAATACTGCAGATGCTATTGAAGGTCTAATAACTAAGAAAATTGGCTACTTAGGTATTGATGTATATGAGCAAGAAGAAAATCTGTTCTTTGAAGATTTATCTGAACACATCATTCAAGATGAGCAAATATTGAGGTTGTTGAGTTTCCCGAATGTATTGATTACTTCGCACCAAGCTTACTTTACAAAAGAGGCTATGGATCAAATAACGATAACAACTCTAGAGAACATAAAGGCTTTTAAAAATAATACGGAGTTGATAAATGAAGTAAAGTAA
- a CDS encoding DUF2911 domain-containing protein produces MRKFIAVVAIFSLFTTLGFAQEFRGLDKSPLDRVYLPDHFAHDIKFAPERNLPDSPALRIDYSRPQKNGRQVFGNMVKYNEIWRLGANEATEIKVYKDVEIDGKLLRKGTYSMYAIPTEKEWTIIFNTALDHWGHYSYDENNDVLRVNAHVLHNNQSVEEFSIQFDDLEEGVGVMYIAWDMDRVELPISY; encoded by the coding sequence ATGAGAAAATTTATCGCCGTAGTTGCCATTTTTAGTTTATTTACCACCCTTGGGTTCGCCCAAGAATTTAGAGGGTTAGATAAAAGTCCGTTAGACAGAGTCTATTTGCCAGACCATTTTGCGCACGACATAAAATTTGCTCCAGAAAGAAATCTTCCTGATTCTCCTGCATTAAGAATTGATTATAGTAGACCACAGAAAAATGGTCGACAAGTTTTCGGTAATATGGTCAAATACAATGAAATATGGCGCTTAGGTGCTAATGAAGCTACAGAAATCAAGGTCTATAAAGATGTAGAAATAGATGGAAAATTACTTAGAAAAGGTACTTATTCTATGTATGCAATACCTACTGAAAAAGAGTGGACTATAATATTCAATACCGCTTTAGATCACTGGGGTCATTACAGTTACGATGAAAACAATGATGTTCTCAGAGTAAATGCTCACGTATTACATAATAATCAGTCAGTTGAAGAATTTTCAATACAATTTGATGATTTAGAAGAAGGAGTTGGTGTTATGTATATAGCTTGGGATATGGACAGAGTAGAATTGCCTATTAGTTATTGA
- a CDS encoding helix-turn-helix transcriptional regulator: protein MKKIPNISFQDVENEHNFECLNLNKFFERLPEIVDHNPTLPHRIHFFALLIVTKGTGTHQIDLIDYPLKKGTVLKLSKGQVHSFEKNAKYEGFLILFTEEFVMYHFSKSSINIISHLYNYHITSPISENENLNKLFLEQLNAELSNTTSFAQNNIVASLINLYLLRLERENKEVSIQNNSKNYPLFIAFKNLVELNYTQTRNVKDYAEKLSITTKNLNEIVKEFTLDTTKTFIDNYVILEAKRAIVSTDLSFKEIAFEIGFDELTNFTKFFKKNVQLSPKAFKNK from the coding sequence TTGAAAAAAATTCCCAACATATCATTTCAAGATGTAGAAAACGAACATAATTTCGAGTGTTTAAATCTGAACAAGTTTTTTGAAAGACTGCCCGAGATAGTAGACCATAACCCTACACTTCCCCATAGAATTCATTTTTTTGCATTACTTATAGTCACAAAAGGTACCGGAACCCATCAGATAGATTTAATAGACTACCCTTTAAAAAAAGGAACGGTATTAAAATTATCAAAAGGTCAAGTTCATTCATTTGAAAAGAATGCCAAGTACGAAGGATTTTTAATCTTGTTTACAGAAGAATTTGTAATGTATCATTTCTCAAAATCTTCTATAAACATCATTTCTCATTTATACAATTACCATATCACCTCTCCTATTTCTGAAAATGAAAATCTCAACAAATTATTTTTAGAACAGCTAAATGCTGAGCTCTCTAATACCACTTCTTTTGCTCAGAATAATATTGTCGCATCATTAATTAATCTCTATCTATTACGATTAGAACGTGAAAACAAAGAGGTTTCAATCCAAAACAATTCCAAGAACTACCCTCTTTTTATCGCTTTTAAAAATTTAGTAGAACTAAACTACACGCAAACAAGAAACGTAAAAGATTACGCCGAAAAGCTTTCTATTACAACTAAAAACCTAAACGAAATAGTAAAGGAATTTACCTTAGATACCACCAAAACTTTTATAGACAACTATGTCATTTTAGAAGCCAAACGTGCCATTGTTAGTACGGACTTAAGTTTTAAAGAAATCGCCTTTGAAATCGGATTTGATGAGCTGACCAATTTTACCAAATTCTTTAAAAAGAATGTGCAATTATCTCCTAAAGCGTTCAAAAACAAATAA
- a CDS encoding nuclear transport factor 2 family protein, producing MKTKIAALSLFAIALASCNNEDKKVETVLEVTSFHIKTTASELEFNTLDAQIEETFTSKQPGYIKRQSGVDDQGRYVVLVYWKSQADAKASMDKFMADASVANYANMIEGSTMKMSRFTITDEFTASNSTFTEVMTFKTNEGANAEVFNKVNDRVGPEFSEKQTGFLQRITGKNEAGEQVALAYWDTKSNSDAVINDFMNAPVAKEFMGMMDQSSIDMIRYQSLTSLKNVALTNKDKVVALLNSFNTGDQTPISYINPDKYIQHNLGVADGLKGFGELMHNAPEGGFKANVIRAFQDGDYVFTHTEYEFFGPKAAFDIFRFEDGLIVEHWDNLLPVQKPNPSGHTQFDGTTALSDLDKTEANKAVVRGFIENVLLGHQMDKVASYINPKEYVQHNPAVADGLDGFGAAMKYFAENGLVMEYDNLHMVLGQGNFVLSVSEGKFGKGDHTAYYDLFRLENGLMVEHWDVIAPIPAKSEWKNENGKF from the coding sequence ATGAAAACTAAAATAGCAGCATTAAGTCTTTTTGCAATAGCATTAGCTAGTTGTAACAATGAAGACAAAAAGGTAGAAACCGTATTAGAAGTCACTAGCTTCCATATAAAAACTACAGCAAGCGAATTAGAATTTAATACCCTAGACGCTCAAATAGAAGAAACATTTACTAGCAAACAACCCGGTTACATAAAACGCCAAAGTGGTGTAGATGATCAAGGTAGATATGTTGTATTGGTATATTGGAAATCTCAAGCAGATGCAAAAGCTTCTATGGATAAGTTTATGGCAGATGCATCTGTTGCCAATTATGCCAACATGATAGAAGGTTCAACAATGAAGATGTCACGATTTACCATAACCGATGAATTTACGGCAAGCAATAGCACCTTTACAGAAGTAATGACCTTTAAAACTAACGAAGGTGCCAATGCCGAAGTTTTTAATAAGGTTAATGACAGAGTCGGACCAGAATTTAGTGAAAAGCAAACTGGCTTTTTACAACGTATTACCGGTAAAAATGAAGCTGGTGAACAAGTTGCCCTTGCCTATTGGGATACCAAATCAAATTCAGATGCCGTAATCAATGATTTCATGAATGCTCCTGTTGCCAAAGAATTTATGGGCATGATGGATCAGTCAAGTATCGATATGATTAGATATCAATCTTTAACCTCTTTAAAGAATGTAGCCTTAACGAATAAAGATAAGGTAGTAGCGTTGTTGAACAGTTTTAATACAGGTGACCAGACTCCTATATCGTATATCAATCCAGATAAATACATTCAGCACAATTTAGGCGTTGCAGACGGTTTAAAAGGTTTTGGCGAACTAATGCACAATGCTCCAGAAGGCGGATTTAAAGCAAATGTTATTCGTGCTTTTCAAGATGGCGATTATGTATTTACACATACAGAATATGAATTCTTCGGTCCAAAAGCTGCATTTGACATTTTCAGATTCGAAGACGGATTAATCGTAGAGCACTGGGATAATTTATTACCGGTTCAAAAACCAAACCCAAGCGGACATACTCAGTTCGACGGTACAACTGCGCTATCAGATTTAGACAAAACAGAAGCTAATAAAGCTGTAGTAAGAGGATTTATTGAGAATGTATTGTTAGGTCACCAAATGGATAAAGTGGCTAGTTACATCAATCCTAAAGAATACGTTCAACACAACCCGGCAGTTGCAGATGGTTTAGATGGTTTTGGGGCAGCAATGAAGTATTTCGCAGAAAACGGTTTGGTAATGGAGTATGATAATCTTCATATGGTCTTAGGTCAAGGTAACTTTGTATTAAGTGTAAGCGAAGGTAAATTCGGTAAAGGAGACCACACGGCTTATTACGATTTGTTTAGACTTGAGAATGGTTTAATGGTAGAACACTGGGATGTTATTGCACCGATTCCTGCAAAATCTGAGTGGAAAAACGAAAACGGAAAATTCTAA